ATGATAGATTTATTGAAACCACTGATGAAGACCATTTAAAAACAGTAGAAAAGTTTTGGCAGAAAATAAAAGAAAAAGGAGATATTTATCAAAAAGAATTTTCTGGTCTTTATTGTTTAGGTTGCGAATCATTTAAAACTTCGCGGGAAATTGTTGATAATTATTGTCCTTTGCATCGGACGAAAAAAATAATTTCTGTTTCAGAAAAAAATTATTTTTTCCAGTGGTCAAAATATGAGAATTTTTTGAAAGAATTTTTTTCAAAAAATAAACAATTTGTTAAACCGGAATCACGATATCAAGAAATATTATCTTTTTTGAACGAAGGATTAGAAGATATTTCCATCTCGCGGCAAAGTGTTTTTTGGGGCATTCCTGTTCCTGAAGATAAAAACCAGACAATTTATGTCTGGTTTGAGGCTCTGATGAGTTATTTTACTGGCGCTTTTGTCAATGGATTTTGGGATAAAGACAGTTATATCATTCACATTTTGGGCAAGGATAATTTGCGATGGCATGCTTTGCTTTGGCCAGCAATGCTTTATTCCGCTGGTTATCGGCTGCCGGACCTTATTTATACTCATGGTTTTCTCAGTTTCAACGGAGAAAAACTTTCTAAAAGTACGGGCAATATTATTCGCCCCAAAGAATTAGTTAAAGATTTCGGCGAGGATGGTGTTCGTTATTTTTTAGCTAAATACGGGCCGCTTAAAGAAGACGCGGATATTAGTTTATCTAAATTAAAAAATGTTTATAATGCTGAGCTGGCTAATAATTTAGGCAATCTTATTGGCAGAATTTCAAAATTAGCCAGTCAAAATAATCTTTCTTTTCCTAAAATAGAAAAAATTTCTTTTTCCCGAGAAACATCTCAATTGATAGAAGAATTTAAAATAGATATTTGCCTTTTTAAGATTTTCCAAAAGATTGATAAATTAAATAAATATTTGGAAGACAAACATCCCT
Above is a window of Parcubacteria group bacterium ADurb.Bin159 DNA encoding:
- the metG gene encoding Methionine--tRNA ligase; protein product: MSPQDLVHKIAILDKEQWSSLNISYDRFIETTDEDHLKTVEKFWQKIKEKGDIYQKEFSGLYCLGCESFKTSREIVDNYCPLHRTKKIISVSEKNYFFQWSKYENFLKEFFSKNKQFVKPESRYQEILSFLNEGLEDISISRQSVFWGIPVPEDKNQTIYVWFEALMSYFTGAFVNGFWDKDSYIIHILGKDNLRWHALLWPAMLYSAGYRLPDLIYTHGFLSFNGEKLSKSTGNIIRPKELVKDFGEDGVRYFLAKYGPLKEDADISLSKLKNVYNAELANNLGNLIGRISKLASQNNLSFPKIEKISFSRETSQLIEEFKIDICLFKIFQKIDKLNKYLEDKHPWTEKGEEVKKIISPCLRELRQICFDLKPFMPNSMSKALQYLGDEKIKFNPPLFPRL